In Pongo pygmaeus isolate AG05252 chromosome 13, NHGRI_mPonPyg2-v2.0_pri, whole genome shotgun sequence, one genomic interval encodes:
- the RAB14 gene encoding ras-related protein Rab-14, with translation MATAPYNYSYIFKYIIIGDMGVGKSCLLHQFTEKKFMADCPHTIGVEFGTRIIEVSGQKIKLQIWDTAGQERFRAVTRSYYRGAAGALMVYDITRRSTYNHLSSWLTDARNLTNPNTVIILIGNKADLEAQRDVTYEEAKQFAEENGLLFLEASAKTGENVEDAFLEAAKKIYQNIQDGSLDLNAAESGVQHKPSAPQGGRLTSEPQPQREGCGC, from the exons ATGGCAACTGCACCATACAACTACTCTTacatctttaaatatattattattg gggaCATGGGAGTAGGAAAATCTTGCTTGCTTcatcaatttacagaaaaaaaat TTATGGCTGATTGTCCTCACACAATTGGTGTTGAATTTGGTACAAGAATAATCGAAGTTAGTggccaaaaaataaaactgcagatTTGGGATACGGCAGGACAGGAGCGATTTAGGGCTGTTACACGGAGCTACTACAGAGGAGCTGCGGGAGCTCTTATGGTCTATGATATCACTAG aAGAAGTACATATAACCACTTAAGCAGCTGGTTGACAGATGCAAGGAATCTCACCAATCCAAATACT GTAATAATTCTCATAGGAAATAAAGCAGATttggaggcacagagagatgtTACATATGAAGAAGCCAAACAGTTTGCTGAAGAAAACG gctTATTGTTCCTCGAAGCGAGTGCAAAAAC GGGAGAGAATGTAGAAGATGCCTTCCTTGAGGCTGCCAAGAAAATCTATCAGAACATTCAGGATGGAAGCTTGGATCTGAATGCTGCTGAGTCTGGTGTACAACACAAACCTTCAGCCCCGCAGGGAGGCCGGCTAACCAGTGAACCCCAACCCCAGAGAGAAGGCTGTGGCTGCTAG
- the LOC134737942 gene encoding uncharacterized protein LOC134737942 — protein MSSKLCKSSNLGSDPCCGVTRKAPVLLEPVSSSNMKLKSWHLSFGRLSTGLIGTHQNQDIASTGAQTQTPAPARLQGRAPHIDKDTGAAPRRREGCEELPLYSEPDAAYGTGPPRLGLASCRAARHALECNGTISAHCSLHLLGSSNTPTSAPRVAETTGMDKAQRGTRNVLRKKSFLTETRTRERRFPSTIHGLRLMEHTASLCLSLSLSGTLSDVTAEGKETWNDLPSFLAHNQALCKPLHLIQSLQLYHKVTLFRRRKKSSL, from the exons ATGAGCAGTAAACTTTGCAAGAGTTCAAATCTGGGCTCTGACCCTTGCTGTGGGGTCACCAGGAAGGCACCTGTCCTCTTGGAACCCGTTTCTTCTTCAAATATGAAACTGAAATCCTGGCATCTCTCCTTTGGG AGGCTGTCCACGGGCCTCATAGGAACGCACCAAAACCAGGACATCGCAAGCACAGGCGCACAGACCCAGACCCCGGCCCCGGCCCGGCTGCAGGGCCGGGCTCCCCACATTGACAAGGACACCGGAGCTGCCCCGAGACGCCGAGAGGGCTGCGAAGAGCTGCCTTTGTACTCAGAGCCAGACGCGGCCTACGGGACGGGACCGCCACGTCTGGGGCTTGCGAGCTGCAGGGCGGCGAGACACGC gctggagtgcaatggcacgatatcagctcactgcagcctccacctcctgggctcaagcaatactcccacctcagccccccgagtagctgagaccacag GAATGGATAAAGCACAGAGAGGAACCAGGAATGTGCTCAGAAAAAAATCCTTCCTCACTGAAACCAGGACTAGGGAAAGGAGATTCCCCTCTACCATCCATG GACTCAGGCTGATGGAGCATActgcctctctgtgtctctccctttctctctctggaacGTTGTCAGATGTCACGGCGGAGGGAAAAGAGACCTG GAATGACTTGCCGAGCTTTTTAGCCCATAACCAGGCACTGTGTAAACCACTTCACCTCATTCAGTCTTTGCAATTATACCACAAG